A region of Brevundimonas sp. NIBR10 DNA encodes the following proteins:
- a CDS encoding alpha-glucuronidase family glycosyl hydrolase: MSCLLAWTLVLCASTTVRAEDGYDLWLRYRPVPAEQAAAAQPHTLSLAPQAGGPTVDIVTAELARGIEGLLGQLPAVTPRIRPGAIVYGTASNPIIAALDLPLSDLGREGYLIRSVTIDGGATTVIAANTDVGLLYGAFAFLRQIQTGGSVADLDIASSPKVALRVLNHWDNLDRHVERGYSGQSIWDWHRLPDYTPVLYTDYARANASIGINGTVLNNVNASATSLTTPYIEKAAALADVFRPYGIKVYLSARFSAPIEIGGLTTADPLDPRVQAWWRAKADEIYAAIPDFGGFLVKANSEGQPGPQDYHRTHAEGANLLADAVAPHGGVVMWRAFVYSEENPDDRAKQAYADFTPLDGRFRDNVIVQVKNGAIDFQPREPFHPMFGAMPKTPLMIEFQITKEYLGFATHLAYLGTLYEEALQSDTRRPGPGATVARVVDGSIDGHALTGMAGVANIGSDRNWSGSHFDQANWYVFGRMAWDPEAARARPIAEEWARMTFTNEAQAVGSIVEMMMASREAVVDYMTPLGLHHVMATGPHYGPGPWVADLARPEWNPVYYHQAGPTGIGFDRTATGSNAIAQYAPALAARWADPATTPQTELLWFHHLSWDYRMPSGRPLWSELVHTYDRGVASVAQMQRTWSALEPEIDSQRFEEVSTFLAIQQNEAQWWRDASIAYFSDVSARPLPAGVTPPAHPLAYYKALSFPFAPGN; this comes from the coding sequence GTGTCCTGCCTGCTGGCCTGGACACTGGTGCTTTGCGCCTCGACGACCGTCCGGGCCGAAGACGGCTATGACCTCTGGCTGCGCTACCGGCCCGTCCCCGCAGAACAGGCGGCCGCCGCTCAACCCCATACGCTCAGCCTCGCGCCCCAAGCCGGAGGCCCCACGGTGGACATCGTCACCGCCGAACTGGCGCGCGGCATCGAAGGCCTCCTGGGCCAACTCCCGGCCGTGACGCCCAGGATCAGACCGGGCGCGATCGTCTACGGCACGGCCTCGAACCCGATTATCGCGGCGCTCGATCTGCCGCTCTCCGACTTGGGCCGAGAGGGCTATTTGATCCGCAGCGTGACGATCGACGGCGGCGCGACGACCGTGATCGCGGCCAATACGGACGTCGGCCTGCTGTACGGCGCCTTCGCCTTCCTGCGTCAGATCCAGACCGGCGGTTCGGTCGCTGACCTCGACATCGCGTCGAGCCCCAAGGTCGCGCTGCGGGTCCTTAACCACTGGGACAATCTGGATCGCCATGTGGAGCGCGGTTACTCGGGTCAGTCGATCTGGGACTGGCACCGCCTGCCCGACTACACTCCCGTTCTGTATACGGACTATGCCCGGGCCAACGCCTCGATCGGCATCAACGGCACGGTCCTGAACAACGTCAACGCCAGCGCGACCAGCCTGACCACGCCCTATATCGAAAAGGCCGCCGCCCTCGCCGATGTCTTCAGGCCCTACGGGATCAAGGTCTATCTGTCTGCGCGGTTCAGCGCGCCGATCGAGATCGGTGGCCTGACCACCGCCGACCCGCTCGACCCCCGGGTCCAGGCCTGGTGGCGCGCCAAGGCGGACGAGATTTATGCCGCCATCCCCGACTTCGGCGGCTTCCTGGTCAAGGCGAACTCGGAGGGGCAGCCCGGCCCTCAGGACTATCACCGCACCCATGCGGAGGGTGCCAATCTGCTGGCCGACGCCGTGGCCCCGCACGGCGGCGTCGTGATGTGGCGCGCCTTCGTTTACTCGGAGGAGAACCCCGACGACCGCGCCAAACAGGCCTATGCCGACTTCACGCCACTGGACGGCCGGTTCCGCGACAACGTCATCGTCCAGGTCAAGAACGGGGCCATCGACTTCCAGCCGCGCGAGCCCTTCCACCCCATGTTCGGTGCCATGCCGAAGACGCCCCTGATGATCGAGTTCCAGATCACCAAGGAATACCTCGGCTTCGCGACCCACCTCGCCTATCTGGGAACGCTGTACGAAGAGGCGCTCCAGTCGGACACCCGCCGGCCCGGCCCCGGCGCGACCGTGGCCCGCGTCGTCGATGGTTCGATCGACGGCCACGCCCTGACCGGGATGGCGGGCGTCGCCAACATCGGCTCGGACCGCAACTGGTCCGGCTCCCATTTCGACCAGGCGAATTGGTACGTCTTCGGCCGAATGGCCTGGGACCCCGAAGCCGCCCGCGCCCGACCGATCGCCGAGGAATGGGCCCGCATGACCTTCACGAACGAAGCACAGGCTGTCGGTTCGATCGTGGAGATGATGATGGCGTCACGCGAGGCCGTGGTCGATTACATGACGCCGCTGGGCCTGCACCACGTCATGGCCACCGGCCCTCACTACGGGCCCGGACCCTGGGTCGCCGACCTCGCCCGGCCCGAATGGAACCCGGTCTATTATCATCAGGCCGGCCCGACCGGGATCGGCTTCGACCGCACCGCGACCGGCAGCAACGCCATCGCCCAGTACGCCCCGGCCCTCGCCGCCCGCTGGGCCGATCCGGCGACGACACCCCAGACCGAACTTCTATGGTTCCATCACCTGTCCTGGGACTACCGGATGCCGTCGGGCCGACCCCTCTGGTCCGAACTCGTCCACACCTACGACCGGGGCGTGGCGTCCGTCGCGCAGATGCAACGGACCTGGTCGGCTCTGGAACCCGAAATCGACAGCCAGCGGTTCGAGGAGGTCTCCACCTTCCTCGCGATCCAGCAGAACGAGGCCCAGTGGTGGCGGGACGCCAGCATCGCCTACTTCAGCGACGTCTCTGCCCGCCCCCTGCCGGCCGGCGTGACGCCACCGGCCCATCCCCTGGCCTACTACAAGGCCCTGTCGTTCCCGTTCGCGCCGGGGAACTGA
- a CDS encoding endo-1,4-beta-xylanase produces MIDRRAFLATTAALAMPMAAYAAPRDTNRPSLNSLAASKGILFGTAISAGQATARAGTAEEQYRAVVLAECGALVCENEMKWPALRPDAATFDFSRSDAIVALAQGHGMKMRGHTLLWHHPDWFPRWLTDYDFGSRPAVEGERVLQAHIRRVGENYPQVVSWDVINEAVDADTGERRETSLSRAMGPEVLDVAFHTAREAAPKARLLYNDYMSWEAGHENHRAGVLKLLEGFKARGVPIDGLGVQSHIGSGNADNSVGFDTAQETQWRRFLDEVTGMGLTLEITEFDVHDKNLPADPVVRDREVAALGRRYLDLMLEYPQLDTVMAWGMSDRYTWLQGRWPRADGLPKRTNPYDAEFKAKPLREAMAASFQAAAPRPQAI; encoded by the coding sequence ATGATCGACAGACGCGCTTTTCTCGCGACCACCGCCGCGCTGGCCATGCCGATGGCCGCCTATGCGGCCCCCCGGGATACAAACCGTCCGTCCCTGAACAGCCTGGCTGCGAGCAAGGGGATCCTGTTCGGCACGGCGATCAGCGCGGGTCAGGCGACGGCTCGCGCGGGGACGGCCGAGGAGCAGTATCGCGCTGTAGTGCTGGCCGAATGCGGGGCCCTGGTCTGCGAGAACGAGATGAAGTGGCCGGCCCTGAGGCCCGATGCCGCGACCTTCGATTTCTCGCGCTCCGATGCGATCGTGGCCTTGGCCCAGGGGCATGGGATGAAGATGCGGGGCCACACCCTGTTGTGGCACCACCCCGACTGGTTCCCGCGCTGGCTGACGGACTACGATTTCGGCTCACGGCCTGCGGTGGAGGGTGAGCGGGTGCTTCAGGCCCACATCCGGCGCGTCGGCGAAAACTATCCGCAGGTCGTGTCGTGGGACGTGATCAACGAGGCGGTCGACGCCGATACGGGCGAGCGGCGCGAGACCAGCCTGTCGCGGGCTATGGGTCCGGAGGTTCTGGACGTGGCCTTCCACACGGCCCGCGAGGCGGCTCCGAAGGCCCGACTTCTGTATAACGACTACATGAGCTGGGAGGCCGGTCATGAGAACCACCGTGCCGGGGTCCTCAAGCTGCTGGAGGGGTTCAAGGCGCGGGGCGTGCCGATCGACGGACTGGGCGTTCAGAGCCATATCGGCTCGGGCAATGCCGACAACTCGGTCGGGTTCGACACCGCTCAGGAAACCCAATGGCGTCGGTTCCTGGACGAGGTCACCGGTATGGGGCTTACGCTCGAAATCACCGAATTCGATGTCCACGACAAGAACCTGCCGGCCGATCCGGTCGTCCGGGATCGGGAGGTCGCGGCCCTGGGGCGTCGTTACCTGGACCTGATGCTGGAGTATCCGCAGCTTGACACGGTCATGGCCTGGGGGATGTCGGATCGGTACACATGGTTGCAGGGGCGTTGGCCGCGCGCCGACGGCCTGCCCAAGCGTACCAACCCCTATGATGCGGAGTTCAAGGCCAAGCCCTTGCGCGAGGCCATGGCAGCGTCCTTCCAGGCGGCGGCACCTCGACCTCAGGCCATCTGA
- a CDS encoding glycoside hydrolase family 43 protein: MKKHNLALSLGLATALFTGTAVAQTAPARFESFTYEGSDPETSGPLSPGQYRNPILTGFYPDPSVTRVGDDFYLVTSTFSYFPGIPVFHSKDLVNWTQIGNAIDRPGQLDFARLGLSRGVFAPTIEHHAGLFYILNTCVDCGGNFLITATDPAGPWSDPVWLPDLEGAIDPSLFVDQEGQAWILNNGPPEGTPEYEGHRAIWIQKFDIARQATYGPRKVLVNGGVDFSTKPIWIEGPHLTFRNGWYYLTCAEGGTAEGHSQVALRSRSPDGPFEAFAGNPILTQRGLDPTRPNPITSAGHADLVQTPDGDWWATFLAVRPYGPDQYNTGRETFLLPVDWSGEWPIITTPGQVIPYQAQRPALPQQPAPAVPTTGPFRVVDAFDGPALPAYWMMMRNPRETWYDLTSQPGSLSLTPRPVDLGDNANPSFLGRRQQHQHATAETVMRWTPTRDGDRAGLATLQNDDWFYFLAVGQEAGKPVVELRRRAGPSEPAEGVVIASAPLSSPGDAARLRVTARADRYDFAYAGDQGEWITLARDVDGTILSTRTAGGFVGVTFGPHARSAH, translated from the coding sequence ATGAAAAAGCACAATCTTGCCCTTTCGCTGGGTCTGGCCACAGCGTTGTTCACCGGGACGGCCGTGGCCCAGACCGCGCCCGCGCGCTTCGAATCCTTTACCTATGAAGGCAGCGATCCGGAGACATCCGGCCCGCTCTCGCCGGGCCAGTACCGCAACCCGATCCTGACCGGCTTCTATCCGGACCCGTCGGTCACCCGGGTCGGCGACGACTTCTATCTGGTCACCTCGACCTTCTCCTACTTCCCGGGCATCCCGGTCTTTCACAGCAAGGACTTGGTCAACTGGACCCAGATCGGCAATGCGATCGACCGACCCGGCCAGCTGGATTTCGCCAGGCTCGGCCTCTCGCGCGGCGTCTTCGCCCCGACGATCGAGCATCATGCCGGGCTGTTCTACATCCTGAACACCTGCGTCGACTGCGGTGGCAACTTCCTGATCACCGCGACCGATCCCGCCGGCCCCTGGAGCGATCCCGTCTGGCTGCCCGATCTGGAAGGCGCCATCGATCCCTCGCTGTTCGTGGATCAGGAGGGTCAGGCCTGGATCCTCAACAACGGCCCGCCCGAAGGCACGCCGGAGTATGAAGGCCATCGGGCCATCTGGATCCAGAAGTTCGATATCGCCCGCCAGGCCACCTACGGCCCCCGCAAGGTGCTGGTGAACGGCGGCGTGGATTTCAGCACCAAGCCCATCTGGATCGAGGGCCCTCACCTCACCTTTCGCAACGGCTGGTACTATCTGACCTGCGCCGAGGGCGGCACAGCCGAGGGCCATTCCCAGGTCGCCCTGCGGTCACGCTCGCCCGACGGCCCGTTCGAGGCCTTTGCCGGCAACCCCATCCTGACCCAGCGCGGCCTCGACCCGACGCGCCCGAACCCCATCACCTCGGCCGGACACGCCGACCTGGTCCAGACCCCTGATGGCGACTGGTGGGCCACCTTCCTGGCCGTTCGACCCTATGGTCCGGACCAGTACAATACGGGGCGAGAGACCTTCCTGCTGCCGGTCGACTGGTCGGGCGAATGGCCGATCATCACGACCCCGGGCCAGGTCATCCCCTATCAGGCGCAGCGCCCTGCCCTGCCCCAACAGCCTGCGCCCGCCGTGCCCACGACCGGCCCGTTCCGCGTCGTCGATGCGTTCGACGGCCCTGCCCTGCCTGCCTACTGGATGATGATGCGCAACCCGCGCGAGACCTGGTACGACCTGACGTCACAGCCGGGCTCCCTGAGCCTCACGCCGCGCCCCGTCGATCTGGGCGACAACGCCAACCCCTCCTTCCTCGGCCGACGCCAGCAGCATCAGCATGCCACGGCTGAAACGGTGATGCGCTGGACACCGACCCGCGATGGCGACCGCGCCGGTCTGGCCACCCTCCAGAACGACGACTGGTTCTACTTTCTGGCTGTCGGGCAAGAGGCCGGTAAGCCGGTCGTCGAACTGCGCCGCCGGGCGGGTCCTTCAGAGCCTGCCGAAGGCGTCGTAATCGCCAGCGCCCCCTTGTCCAGCCCGGGCGACGCCGCCCGCCTTCGCGTCACCGCCCGTGCCGATCGCTACGACTTCGCCTATGCCGGCGACCAGGGCGAGTGGATCACCCTGGCCCGGGACGTGGACGGAACCATCCTCAGCACCCGCACCGCCGGCGGCTTCGTCGGCGTCACCTTCGGCCCGCACGCCCGGTCGGCGCACTGA